The Bacillus sp. F19 DNA segment TGAAAGCAGAGCCGTTACGGCAGACTTAACCCCTGTTGCCGTTGAAGACCGCGCGGGCTGGTTTCATCAGCACACAAATCAGCGTCCGCTTTGGGTCATGGAGGACGGAGATCTAATTGTTGCCTGGCTGAGCTTTGAATCCTTCTACGGCAGAGCTGCCTACCAATATACAGCAGAGGTCAGCATTTATATTGATCAGAACGTGCGCGGCAAAGGAATCGGCACCACGTTCATGCAGGCGGCGATTGATGCTTGCCCTAAGCTCGGCATTAAAACGCTGCTTGGCTTTGTCTTTGGCCACAACGAAGCAAGTTTGCGCCTTTTTAAACGCTTCGGCTTTGAGCAGTGGGCGAACATGCCTGGTGTCGCTGAGCTTGATGGGATTGAACGTGATTTGGTGATTGTCGGGAAAAGAGTAGCAGAATAACGCAAAAACGAGCTTCGGCGACTTCAAGCTCGTTTTTTTGCTGCTCCAATCCGTTTATTTTAATGGTGTTTACCGACAATTGCTGATTTACTTTCCAAAAGAAGACTTTTACTTTCCAAAATGCCATTCTTACTGGCGAAAATCGGTAAAATACTTTTCAATTTGAAAGAAACACTTCCCTTTTTCCAATCATTTCCTAAACCAGGATACAAAAAAGCGCAGGCAAAAATCCCCTGCGCTCTCCTTTTAATTCCTAGCCGTAAACTGCGTCACAAACGGCTCAACATTCGCCACTTGTGCTCCCTGGTAGTAGTAGCTGACAATGTCTTTGTATTTTTTTCCGTCCTGTGCCATGAAATTGGCTCCGTATTGGCTCATGCCGACACCGTGGCCGAAGCCTTTTGTGGTGATGAGGACTTGATCGCCTTTAAGCTGCCATGTGAAGTCGCTTGAGCGGAGGCCCAGCTTTTCACGGATTTCTCGGCCATTTAGTTTTTTCCCGTTGATATCGACTTGGGCCACTCGTTTGCCTGAGGTTCGTTCAATGACTTTCCCTACTTCGCCGTCTGAATCGAGCTTCACTCCAAGTTTTTTCTCGAAATCGCTCACTTTGATGGCCATTTGGTCATAGTATTTCGGTGACTTTTCGTCCCATGGACTTTCCACGCTCTTTAAATAAGGCAGGGATGCTGCCCAATAGTCTTCGGAGTTTTCGGTGTATCCGTTGCTGGTTGAGAAAAAGGAGGCTTCGATTGGTTTGTTTTCATATGTTAAGATTTGACCTTGTGTAGTGGCGACTGCATTGTACACCTTTTTGATTTTCCAATCATAATCCTTGCCCCATTGCCTTTTCAGCTCTGCATCACTTTTGAAAACCTGATGAGCTGTCGTGTCACTGACTACTGCACCTGTTGGAACACTTATGGTTTGTTCGCTCATTAATTGCTTTACAATATAAGTCCGGGCTGCCAGTGCCTGGGCTTTCAGCGCTTCGTCTTCAAAATCGGCAGGCATTTCTGAGGCAACG contains these protein-coding regions:
- a CDS encoding N-acetyltransferase family protein — its product is MSLPIRKAMIGDLPAIVEIYNSTIESRAVTADLTPVAVEDRAGWFHQHTNQRPLWVMEDGDLIVAWLSFESFYGRAAYQYTAEVSIYIDQNVRGKGIGTTFMQAAIDACPKLGIKTLLGFVFGHNEASLRLFKRFGFEQWANMPGVAELDGIERDLVIVGKRVAE
- the spoIID gene encoding stage II sporulation protein D, which codes for MKSLKPILLVLAGLFLIILMIPTLLVAPFMNQTKGELSEDLQAKKDEQVMLAKSIIDVPVYRSGAEKIENIPLEEYVIGVVASEMPADFEDEALKAQALAARTYIVKQLMSEQTISVPTGAVVSDTTAHQVFKSDAELKRQWGKDYDWKIKKVYNAVATTQGQILTYENKPIEASFFSTSNGYTENSEDYWAASLPYLKSVESPWDEKSPKYYDQMAIKVSDFEKKLGVKLDSDGEVGKVIERTSGKRVAQVDINGKKLNGREIREKLGLRSSDFTWQLKGDQVLITTKGFGHGVGMSQYGANFMAQDGKKYKDIVSYYYQGAQVANVEPFVTQFTARN